The Lactuca sativa cultivar Salinas chromosome 2, Lsat_Salinas_v11, whole genome shotgun sequence genome includes a window with the following:
- the LOC111892096 gene encoding oleosin L yields the protein MADTYHREGRGSGMMQHYRQQQQSDSPWANQAVKAVTAATAGGSLLVLAGLTLAGTVIALTVATPLLVIFSPVLVPAMITVFLLATGFLTSGGFGIAAATVLSWMYKYVTGEHPTGADSLDQAAHKLGSKGREIRDRVEHAAGGGGHATGGGHYTS from the coding sequence ATGGCAGATACTTATCACCGTGAAGGCCGTGGGAGTGGGATGATGCAGCATTACCGGCAGCAGCAGCAGTCCGATTCCCCGTGGGCGAACCAGGCGGTGAAAGCGGTCACTGCAGCAACCGCCGGCGGCTCACTCCTCGTTCTCGCAGGTCTGACGCTTGCTGGGACGGTAATTGCACTTACAGTGGCTACTCCACTACTGGTGATATTTAGTCCGGTACTGGTGCCGGCGATGATTACCGTGTTTCTGTTGGCTACCGGGTTTTTGACGTCCGGAGGATTTGGTATTGCGGCTGCGACTGTGTTGTCGTGGATGTACAAGTATGTGACCGGTGAACATCCGACGGGGGCGGATTCATTGGATCAGGCCGCGCACAAGTTGGGTTCTAAGGGTCGAGAGATCAGAGACAGGGTGGAGCATGCCGCCGGAGGTGGTGGTCATGCCACTGGAGGAGGTCATTACACGAGTTAA
- the LOC111892107 gene encoding polycomb group protein EMBRYONIC FLOWER 2 isoform X3 — translation MPGIPLVSREVNYSRDSDQMCRQEPRVLLSQEEQTAAEESLSVYCKPVELYNILQRRAIKNPSFLQRCLHYKVQEKHKRRVQVSISISGALGDGLQTQNLFPLYILLARPFSAPNGEVTQRSSVYHFKRAFKLTAFHGAPTKSKSQAKFILPEINKLSTEVKSGSLAMLLVSCADITNPKEIDLTKDHIFSPSCNIGGYCLMGKIPLNFLHLSWEKSPNLSLGERVELVKTVSMQSCFMKLSSSDEEKCLSFQFPYNAEAVQVPVMISAEELGAKDISPYDLYSYNNVPTNSMPHVIRLRTGNVIFNYKYYNNLLQRSEVTEDYACPFCLVKCASYKGLRLHLVSSHDLFRFEFWVNEDYQVVIVSVKSDTCSSEIFGSIIDPRQQSLYYRHKRTRHNRGEKATEKANDMHVHPSEAMPATLSNHLKASGDSEAMEVDISNSPNNPTTDLTGPTESSQTQTAAVPGTNIAPPALLQFAKTRKLSVERSNPRNQALLQKRKFFHSHRAQPMALEQVFAEQDSEDEVDDDVADLEDRRMLDDFVDVAQDEKRMMHLWNSFVRKQRVLADAHIPWACEAFTNLHIKDLLETPQLCWCWRLFMIKLWNHGLVDPKTINVCNLILDQHQNQQIDPTTTTTKTKK, via the exons ATGCCTGGCATACCTTTAGTTTCTCGTGAAGTCAA TTACTCCAGAGACTCAGATCAGATGTGTCGCCAAGAACCTCGTGTTCTTTTGTCTCAAGAAGAGCAAACTGCAGCTGAAGAAAGCCTTTCAGTTTACTGCAAGCCTGTAGAACTATACAACATTCTTCAACGCCGGGCTATTAAAAAT CCATCATTTCTTCAAAGATGTTTGCACTACAAAGTACAAGAAAAGCACAAAAGAAG GGTACAAGTATCAATATCCATTAGTGGAGCTCTTGGTGATGGACTGCAAACTCAAAACCTTTTCCCTTTGTACATATTATTGGCTAGACCCTTTTCTGCTCCAAATGGGGAGGTA ACACAGCGTTCTAGTGTTTATCACTTTAAAAGGGCCTTCAAGTTAACTGCATTTCATGGAGCCCCAACAAAGAGTAAATCCCAAGCTAAATTTATTCTGCCTGAGATCAATAAATTATCAACAGAGGTCAAATCTGGCTCTCTAGCAATGTTGTTGGTGAGCTGTG CTGATATTACAAATCCTAAAGAGATTGATCTAACCAAGGATCATATATTTTCTCCTTCATGTAACATTGGGGGTTATTGCTTAATGGGGAAGATTCCACTTAATTTTCTTCATCTGTCATGGGAGAAATCTCCAAACTTAAGTTTAGGAGAGAGAGTTGAGTTGGTTAAAACTGTTAGCATGCAATCCTGTTTTATGAAG TTGAGTTCTTCAGATGAGGAGAAATGTTTATCTTTTCAGTTTCCATATAATGCTGAAGCTGTG CAAGTACCAGTGATGATTTCTGCAGAAGAGCTTGGGGCAAAAGACATATCGCCTTATGACTTGTATTCATACAACAATGTTCCTACCAATTCAATGCCTCATGTTATAAG GCTGAGAACTGGAAATGTGATTTTTAACTACAAATACTACAACAATTTGCTGCAGAGGAGTGAAG TTACAGAAGATTATGCATGCCCATTCTGCTTGGTGAAATGTGCAAGTTATAAG GGTCTGAGACTTCACTTGGTGTCATCACATGATCTGTTTCGCTTTGAGTTCTGG GTAAATGAAGATTATCAGGTAGTGATTGTATCCGTGAAGTCCGATACCTGCAGTTCTGAG ATTTTTGGCAGCATTATTGATCCTAGACAACAGTCACTTTACTATCG CCATAAGCGAACGAGACACAATAGAGGAGAGAAGGCAACTGAAAAAGCAAACGACATGCATGTGCATCCATCTGAAGCTATGCCTGCAACTCTTAGTAACCACCTCAAAG CTTCAGGTGATTCTGAGGCCATGGAAGTTGATATTTCTAATAGTCCTAATAATCCAACAACTGATTTGACTGGACCAACAGAATCTTCCCAAACCCAAACAGCAGCAGTGCCTGGAACCAATATTGCACCTCCTGCATTGCTACAATTTGCAAAAACAAGAAAGTTATCAGTTGAACGATCCAATCCTagaaa ccAAGCTCTGTTGCAGAAACGGAAATTCTTTCACTCTCATAGAGCCCAG ccaATGGCTTTGGAGCAAGTGTTTGCAGAGCAAGACAGTGAAGATGAAGTGGACGATGATGTTGCTGATCTTGAAGACCGAAGG ATGCTTGATGACTTTGTGGATGTTGCCCAAGATGAGAAGCGAATGATGCATCTATGGAACTCGTTTGTCAGAAAGCAAAG GGTATTGGCAGATGCACATATTCCATGGGCCTGTGAGGCATTTACAAACTTGCATATAAAAGACCTTCTCGAGACCCCACAATTGTGCTG GTGTTGGAGATTATTCATGATAAAGCTATGGAATCATGGACTTGTGGATCCCAAGACCATCAACGTTTGTAACCTCATACTAGACCAACACCAAAACCAACAGATCGATCCTACTACTACCACAACTAAAACTAAAAAATGA
- the LOC111892107 gene encoding polycomb group protein EMBRYONIC FLOWER 2 isoform X2 translates to MPGIPLVSREVNYSRDSDQMCRQEPRVLLSQEEQTAAEESLSVYCKPVELYNILQRRAIKNPSFLQRCLHYKVQEKHKRRVQVSISISGALGDGLQTQNLFPLYILLARPFSAPNGETQRSSVYHFKRAFKLTAFHGAPTKSKSQAKFILPEINKLSTEVKSGSLAMLLVSCADITNPKEIDLTKDHIFSPSCNIGGYCLMGKIPLNFLHLSWEKSPNLSLGERVELVKTVSMQSCFMKLSSSDEEKCLSFQFPYNAEAVSILQQVPVMISAEELGAKDISPYDLYSYNNVPTNSMPHVIRLRTGNVIFNYKYYNNLLQRSEVTEDYACPFCLVKCASYKGLRLHLVSSHDLFRFEFWVNEDYQVVIVSVKSDTCSSEIFGSIIDPRQQSLYYRHKRTRHNRGEKATEKANDMHVHPSEAMPATLSNHLKASGDSEAMEVDISNSPNNPTTDLTGPTESSQTQTAAVPGTNIAPPALLQFAKTRKLSVERSNPRNQALLQKRKFFHSHRAQPMALEQVFAEQDSEDEVDDDVADLEDRRMLDDFVDVAQDEKRMMHLWNSFVRKQRVLADAHIPWACEAFTNLHIKDLLETPQLCWCWRLFMIKLWNHGLVDPKTINVCNLILDQHQNQQIDPTTTTTKTKK, encoded by the exons ATGCCTGGCATACCTTTAGTTTCTCGTGAAGTCAA TTACTCCAGAGACTCAGATCAGATGTGTCGCCAAGAACCTCGTGTTCTTTTGTCTCAAGAAGAGCAAACTGCAGCTGAAGAAAGCCTTTCAGTTTACTGCAAGCCTGTAGAACTATACAACATTCTTCAACGCCGGGCTATTAAAAAT CCATCATTTCTTCAAAGATGTTTGCACTACAAAGTACAAGAAAAGCACAAAAGAAG GGTACAAGTATCAATATCCATTAGTGGAGCTCTTGGTGATGGACTGCAAACTCAAAACCTTTTCCCTTTGTACATATTATTGGCTAGACCCTTTTCTGCTCCAAATGGGGAG ACACAGCGTTCTAGTGTTTATCACTTTAAAAGGGCCTTCAAGTTAACTGCATTTCATGGAGCCCCAACAAAGAGTAAATCCCAAGCTAAATTTATTCTGCCTGAGATCAATAAATTATCAACAGAGGTCAAATCTGGCTCTCTAGCAATGTTGTTGGTGAGCTGTG CTGATATTACAAATCCTAAAGAGATTGATCTAACCAAGGATCATATATTTTCTCCTTCATGTAACATTGGGGGTTATTGCTTAATGGGGAAGATTCCACTTAATTTTCTTCATCTGTCATGGGAGAAATCTCCAAACTTAAGTTTAGGAGAGAGAGTTGAGTTGGTTAAAACTGTTAGCATGCAATCCTGTTTTATGAAG TTGAGTTCTTCAGATGAGGAGAAATGTTTATCTTTTCAGTTTCCATATAATGCTGAAGCTGTG AGTATATTGCAGCAAGTACCAGTGATGATTTCTGCAGAAGAGCTTGGGGCAAAAGACATATCGCCTTATGACTTGTATTCATACAACAATGTTCCTACCAATTCAATGCCTCATGTTATAAG GCTGAGAACTGGAAATGTGATTTTTAACTACAAATACTACAACAATTTGCTGCAGAGGAGTGAAG TTACAGAAGATTATGCATGCCCATTCTGCTTGGTGAAATGTGCAAGTTATAAG GGTCTGAGACTTCACTTGGTGTCATCACATGATCTGTTTCGCTTTGAGTTCTGG GTAAATGAAGATTATCAGGTAGTGATTGTATCCGTGAAGTCCGATACCTGCAGTTCTGAG ATTTTTGGCAGCATTATTGATCCTAGACAACAGTCACTTTACTATCG CCATAAGCGAACGAGACACAATAGAGGAGAGAAGGCAACTGAAAAAGCAAACGACATGCATGTGCATCCATCTGAAGCTATGCCTGCAACTCTTAGTAACCACCTCAAAG CTTCAGGTGATTCTGAGGCCATGGAAGTTGATATTTCTAATAGTCCTAATAATCCAACAACTGATTTGACTGGACCAACAGAATCTTCCCAAACCCAAACAGCAGCAGTGCCTGGAACCAATATTGCACCTCCTGCATTGCTACAATTTGCAAAAACAAGAAAGTTATCAGTTGAACGATCCAATCCTagaaa ccAAGCTCTGTTGCAGAAACGGAAATTCTTTCACTCTCATAGAGCCCAG ccaATGGCTTTGGAGCAAGTGTTTGCAGAGCAAGACAGTGAAGATGAAGTGGACGATGATGTTGCTGATCTTGAAGACCGAAGG ATGCTTGATGACTTTGTGGATGTTGCCCAAGATGAGAAGCGAATGATGCATCTATGGAACTCGTTTGTCAGAAAGCAAAG GGTATTGGCAGATGCACATATTCCATGGGCCTGTGAGGCATTTACAAACTTGCATATAAAAGACCTTCTCGAGACCCCACAATTGTGCTG GTGTTGGAGATTATTCATGATAAAGCTATGGAATCATGGACTTGTGGATCCCAAGACCATCAACGTTTGTAACCTCATACTAGACCAACACCAAAACCAACAGATCGATCCTACTACTACCACAACTAAAACTAAAAAATGA
- the LOC111892107 gene encoding polycomb group protein EMBRYONIC FLOWER 2 isoform X1 → MPGIPLVSREVNYSRDSDQMCRQEPRVLLSQEEQTAAEESLSVYCKPVELYNILQRRAIKNPSFLQRCLHYKVQEKHKRRVQVSISISGALGDGLQTQNLFPLYILLARPFSAPNGEVTQRSSVYHFKRAFKLTAFHGAPTKSKSQAKFILPEINKLSTEVKSGSLAMLLVSCADITNPKEIDLTKDHIFSPSCNIGGYCLMGKIPLNFLHLSWEKSPNLSLGERVELVKTVSMQSCFMKLSSSDEEKCLSFQFPYNAEAVSILQQVPVMISAEELGAKDISPYDLYSYNNVPTNSMPHVIRLRTGNVIFNYKYYNNLLQRSEVTEDYACPFCLVKCASYKGLRLHLVSSHDLFRFEFWVNEDYQVVIVSVKSDTCSSEIFGSIIDPRQQSLYYRHKRTRHNRGEKATEKANDMHVHPSEAMPATLSNHLKASGDSEAMEVDISNSPNNPTTDLTGPTESSQTQTAAVPGTNIAPPALLQFAKTRKLSVERSNPRNQALLQKRKFFHSHRAQPMALEQVFAEQDSEDEVDDDVADLEDRRMLDDFVDVAQDEKRMMHLWNSFVRKQRVLADAHIPWACEAFTNLHIKDLLETPQLCWCWRLFMIKLWNHGLVDPKTINVCNLILDQHQNQQIDPTTTTTKTKK, encoded by the exons ATGCCTGGCATACCTTTAGTTTCTCGTGAAGTCAA TTACTCCAGAGACTCAGATCAGATGTGTCGCCAAGAACCTCGTGTTCTTTTGTCTCAAGAAGAGCAAACTGCAGCTGAAGAAAGCCTTTCAGTTTACTGCAAGCCTGTAGAACTATACAACATTCTTCAACGCCGGGCTATTAAAAAT CCATCATTTCTTCAAAGATGTTTGCACTACAAAGTACAAGAAAAGCACAAAAGAAG GGTACAAGTATCAATATCCATTAGTGGAGCTCTTGGTGATGGACTGCAAACTCAAAACCTTTTCCCTTTGTACATATTATTGGCTAGACCCTTTTCTGCTCCAAATGGGGAGGTA ACACAGCGTTCTAGTGTTTATCACTTTAAAAGGGCCTTCAAGTTAACTGCATTTCATGGAGCCCCAACAAAGAGTAAATCCCAAGCTAAATTTATTCTGCCTGAGATCAATAAATTATCAACAGAGGTCAAATCTGGCTCTCTAGCAATGTTGTTGGTGAGCTGTG CTGATATTACAAATCCTAAAGAGATTGATCTAACCAAGGATCATATATTTTCTCCTTCATGTAACATTGGGGGTTATTGCTTAATGGGGAAGATTCCACTTAATTTTCTTCATCTGTCATGGGAGAAATCTCCAAACTTAAGTTTAGGAGAGAGAGTTGAGTTGGTTAAAACTGTTAGCATGCAATCCTGTTTTATGAAG TTGAGTTCTTCAGATGAGGAGAAATGTTTATCTTTTCAGTTTCCATATAATGCTGAAGCTGTG AGTATATTGCAGCAAGTACCAGTGATGATTTCTGCAGAAGAGCTTGGGGCAAAAGACATATCGCCTTATGACTTGTATTCATACAACAATGTTCCTACCAATTCAATGCCTCATGTTATAAG GCTGAGAACTGGAAATGTGATTTTTAACTACAAATACTACAACAATTTGCTGCAGAGGAGTGAAG TTACAGAAGATTATGCATGCCCATTCTGCTTGGTGAAATGTGCAAGTTATAAG GGTCTGAGACTTCACTTGGTGTCATCACATGATCTGTTTCGCTTTGAGTTCTGG GTAAATGAAGATTATCAGGTAGTGATTGTATCCGTGAAGTCCGATACCTGCAGTTCTGAG ATTTTTGGCAGCATTATTGATCCTAGACAACAGTCACTTTACTATCG CCATAAGCGAACGAGACACAATAGAGGAGAGAAGGCAACTGAAAAAGCAAACGACATGCATGTGCATCCATCTGAAGCTATGCCTGCAACTCTTAGTAACCACCTCAAAG CTTCAGGTGATTCTGAGGCCATGGAAGTTGATATTTCTAATAGTCCTAATAATCCAACAACTGATTTGACTGGACCAACAGAATCTTCCCAAACCCAAACAGCAGCAGTGCCTGGAACCAATATTGCACCTCCTGCATTGCTACAATTTGCAAAAACAAGAAAGTTATCAGTTGAACGATCCAATCCTagaaa ccAAGCTCTGTTGCAGAAACGGAAATTCTTTCACTCTCATAGAGCCCAG ccaATGGCTTTGGAGCAAGTGTTTGCAGAGCAAGACAGTGAAGATGAAGTGGACGATGATGTTGCTGATCTTGAAGACCGAAGG ATGCTTGATGACTTTGTGGATGTTGCCCAAGATGAGAAGCGAATGATGCATCTATGGAACTCGTTTGTCAGAAAGCAAAG GGTATTGGCAGATGCACATATTCCATGGGCCTGTGAGGCATTTACAAACTTGCATATAAAAGACCTTCTCGAGACCCCACAATTGTGCTG GTGTTGGAGATTATTCATGATAAAGCTATGGAATCATGGACTTGTGGATCCCAAGACCATCAACGTTTGTAACCTCATACTAGACCAACACCAAAACCAACAGATCGATCCTACTACTACCACAACTAAAACTAAAAAATGA